The Achromobacter deleyi genome has a window encoding:
- a CDS encoding chorismate mutase, translating to MSTQEPDTQGAPLREYTDPAYRPLCANLAEVRAHIDRLDDDIVRLIAERAMYVKDAARFKRDAFQVSAPARQAQVFEKARKLADRHNQGFTNLEQVVDATYRAMVAAFIANEQTYFDTMKDVGDTHA from the coding sequence GTGAGCACGCAAGAACCCGACACCCAAGGCGCGCCGCTGCGCGAATACACCGACCCCGCCTACCGCCCCTTGTGCGCCAACCTGGCCGAGGTGCGCGCCCATATCGACCGGCTGGACGACGACATCGTCCGGCTGATCGCCGAACGCGCGATGTACGTGAAGGATGCCGCGCGCTTCAAGCGCGACGCCTTCCAGGTGAGCGCGCCCGCTCGCCAGGCCCAGGTCTTCGAAAAGGCCAGAAAGCTTGCCGACCGCCACAACCAGGGCTTCACCAACCTGGAACAGGTGGTGGACGCCACCTATCGCGCGATGGTTGCCGCCTTCATCGCCAATGAACAGACCTACTTCGACACCATGAAGGACGTGGGAGACACACATGCATGA
- the maiA gene encoding maleylacetoacetate isomerase: MQLHSFFNSSTSYRVRIALALKGLSYEYLPVNLRKQEQRAAGYVAKNPSAGVPLLIDGDTQLSQSLAIIDYLDATHPEPRLIPAGTLDRARVLELSDAISCDIHPVNNMRILRYLQDVLGASDEQKTAWYHHWIREGLTAVEALLARHGHGAYCFGDTPTLADCCLVPQVANAQRMGCDLSAYPRILRIHEHCVAQPAFQQAAPAQQPDFSQ, from the coding sequence ATGCAACTCCACAGCTTCTTCAACAGCTCCACCTCCTACCGGGTCCGCATCGCGCTGGCGCTCAAGGGCCTGTCCTACGAGTACCTGCCCGTGAACCTGCGCAAGCAGGAGCAGCGCGCCGCCGGCTACGTGGCCAAGAACCCGTCGGCCGGCGTGCCGCTGCTGATCGACGGCGACACGCAGCTATCGCAGTCGCTCGCCATCATCGACTACCTGGACGCCACCCACCCGGAGCCGCGCCTGATCCCGGCCGGCACGCTGGACCGCGCGCGCGTGCTGGAGCTGTCCGATGCCATTTCCTGCGACATCCACCCGGTCAACAACATGCGCATCCTGCGCTATCTGCAGGATGTGCTGGGGGCCAGCGACGAACAGAAGACCGCCTGGTACCACCACTGGATCCGCGAGGGCCTGACCGCGGTGGAAGCGCTGCTGGCCCGCCACGGCCACGGCGCGTACTGCTTTGGCGACACGCCCACCCTGGCGGATTGCTGCCTGGTTCCGCAGGTGGCCAACGCCCAGCGCATGGGCTGCGACCTTTCCGCCTATCCGCGCATCCTGCGCATCCATGAACACTGCGTCGCGCAGCCCGCCTTCCAACAGGCGGCGCCCGCCCAGCAACCGGACTTCAGCCAGTGA
- a CDS encoding fumarylacetoacetate hydrolase family protein, producing the protein MSFVFAPAAPVAVPVAGGQDSFPVRRVYCVGRNYAAHAREMGFDPDREPPFFFCKPADAVVPVAQGSTLSLPYPPETSNLHYEIELVAAIGKGGANIPVEDALQHVWGYAVGLDMTRRDLQMKMREAGRPWELGKAFDQSAPIGPLHPAQSAGDIGQAGIWLQVNGADRQRSNIGKLIWSVAETIAYLSRYFRLEAGDLIYTGTPEGVGPVVRGDTMVGGVDGLGTLSVRMA; encoded by the coding sequence ATGTCTTTTGTGTTTGCTCCCGCCGCTCCCGTTGCCGTGCCCGTCGCCGGCGGCCAGGACAGCTTTCCCGTGCGCCGCGTCTACTGCGTGGGCCGCAACTACGCCGCCCATGCGCGTGAAATGGGCTTCGATCCCGACCGCGAGCCGCCTTTCTTTTTCTGCAAGCCCGCCGACGCCGTGGTGCCCGTGGCCCAAGGCAGCACCCTGTCGCTGCCCTACCCGCCCGAAACGTCGAACCTGCACTACGAGATCGAACTGGTCGCGGCCATCGGCAAGGGCGGCGCCAACATTCCGGTCGAAGACGCGTTGCAGCACGTGTGGGGCTACGCCGTGGGCCTGGACATGACGCGCCGCGACCTGCAGATGAAAATGCGCGAAGCCGGCCGCCCTTGGGAACTGGGCAAGGCCTTTGACCAGAGCGCGCCCATCGGCCCGCTGCATCCCGCGCAATCGGCCGGCGACATCGGACAGGCCGGAATCTGGCTGCAGGTCAACGGCGCCGACAGGCAGCGCAGCAACATCGGCAAGCTGATCTGGTCGGTCGCCGAAACCATCGCCTATCTGTCCCGGTACTTCCGGCTGGAAGCCGGCGACCTGATCTACACCGGCACGCCCGAAGGCGTGGGCCCCGTCGTGCGCGGCGACACGATGGTCGGCGGCGTCGACGGCCTGGGCACGCTCAGCGTGCGGATGGCCTGA
- the gtdA gene encoding gentisate 1,2-dioxygenase, giving the protein MHDGHPTGADSVASDRARYYARIATKHMAPLWESLHNLVPRQPAPRCVPAIWKYDDVRDDVMASGSLITAEEAVRRVLILENPGLPGQASITQSLYAGLQLILPGEIAPSHRHTQSALRFIVEGRGAYTAVNGERTTMHPGDFIITPSWTWHDHGNAETVEGGEPVVWLDGLDIPLLRFLDAGFAENYPSATQPVTRPEGDSMARFGHNMAPVRHQVSSGTSPIFNYPYERSREALDELYRHGELDPWDGVKLRYLNPATGGYPMPTMATFMQFLPAGFQGKTTRTTDSTVYSVVEGRGTARIGDQEFHFGPRDVFVAPSWLPVQLAALEDATLFSYSDRPVQAALGLWREERIG; this is encoded by the coding sequence ATGCACGACGGTCACCCCACCGGCGCGGACAGCGTCGCCTCGGACCGCGCCCGCTACTACGCGCGCATCGCCACCAAGCACATGGCTCCCCTGTGGGAATCGCTGCACAACCTGGTGCCGCGCCAACCCGCTCCCCGCTGCGTTCCCGCCATCTGGAAATACGACGATGTGCGCGACGACGTCATGGCGTCCGGTTCGCTGATCACCGCCGAAGAAGCCGTGCGCCGCGTGCTGATCCTGGAAAACCCCGGCCTGCCCGGCCAGGCCAGCATCACGCAAAGCCTCTACGCCGGCCTGCAGCTGATCCTGCCCGGCGAGATCGCGCCCAGCCACCGCCACACGCAGTCCGCGCTGCGCTTCATCGTGGAAGGCCGCGGCGCCTACACCGCCGTCAACGGCGAACGCACCACCATGCACCCGGGCGACTTCATCATCACGCCGTCCTGGACCTGGCACGACCACGGCAACGCCGAAACCGTCGAAGGCGGCGAGCCCGTGGTCTGGCTGGACGGCCTGGACATCCCCCTGCTGCGCTTCCTGGACGCGGGCTTCGCCGAAAACTATCCGTCCGCCACCCAGCCTGTCACGCGCCCCGAAGGCGACAGCATGGCGCGCTTCGGCCACAACATGGCGCCGGTGCGCCATCAGGTCTCCAGCGGCACCTCGCCCATCTTCAACTATCCCTACGAACGCAGCCGCGAGGCGTTGGACGAACTCTACCGCCACGGCGAGCTCGATCCCTGGGACGGCGTCAAGCTGCGCTACCTGAACCCCGCCACCGGCGGCTATCCCATGCCCACGATGGCCACCTTCATGCAGTTCCTGCCCGCCGGTTTCCAGGGCAAGACCACCCGCACGACCGACTCCACGGTCTACAGCGTGGTCGAAGGCCGGGGCACGGCGCGCATCGGCGACCAGGAATTCCACTTCGGCCCGCGCGACGTCTTCGTGGCGCCGTCCTGGCTGCCCGTGCAGCTGGCCGCGCTGGAAGACGCCACCCTGTTCAGCTATTCCGACCGCCCCGTGCAGGCCGCGCTGGGCCTGTGGCGCGAAGAGCGCATAGGCTGA
- a CDS encoding LysR family transcriptional regulator: protein MDWTHRLRLRNLKMLLSLAQTRNISHSAAMLNTTQPGLSKWLKDLEDDIGLPLFERHARGLRPTPHGDVLIAHAQRVESQLDRASADMAALREGGGGRVVIGASGASASDTVPLAVMKLLERMPQARVKLVESTTDRLLALLAQGDLDIVVGRSAPEHHDPAIRFEALYLEPIHLVARPRHPLFAVEQPSWQDLLSYRWILWPKGTPIRNAVDAALAAAGQAPPADHVESNSVTINLTLINNSDMIGVASHRAAVRFSQLRAMRIIPVRLSGFGSVAMYWREDAFRPVAVQEAMAALRSTVAEHAPGVTRF, encoded by the coding sequence ATGGACTGGACCCACCGCTTGCGCCTGCGCAACCTGAAGATGTTGCTCAGCCTGGCCCAGACTCGCAATATCAGCCATTCGGCCGCCATGCTCAATACGACGCAGCCCGGCCTGTCGAAATGGCTGAAGGATCTGGAAGACGATATCGGGCTGCCGCTGTTCGAACGCCATGCGCGCGGTCTCAGGCCGACTCCGCACGGAGATGTGTTGATCGCGCATGCGCAGCGCGTGGAGTCGCAGCTGGACCGCGCCAGCGCGGACATGGCGGCGTTGCGGGAAGGCGGCGGGGGTCGGGTGGTGATCGGGGCCTCTGGCGCGTCCGCGTCCGACACGGTGCCGCTGGCGGTGATGAAGCTGCTGGAACGCATGCCGCAGGCCCGCGTGAAGCTGGTGGAGAGCACGACCGACCGCCTGCTTGCCCTGCTTGCGCAGGGCGATCTGGATATCGTGGTGGGCCGTTCGGCGCCCGAGCACCACGATCCGGCCATCCGCTTTGAAGCCCTGTATCTGGAACCCATTCATCTGGTGGCGCGGCCCCGGCATCCGTTGTTCGCGGTGGAGCAGCCAAGCTGGCAGGATCTGCTGTCTTATCGCTGGATCTTGTGGCCCAAGGGCACGCCTATCCGCAATGCGGTGGATGCGGCGCTGGCGGCGGCCGGGCAGGCCCCGCCCGCGGACCACGTGGAGTCGAATTCGGTCACGATCAATCTCACCCTGATCAACAACAGCGACATGATAGGCGTGGCCTCGCATCGCGCCGCGGTGCGCTTTTCGCAGTTGCGGGCGATGCGGATCATTCCCGTGCGGCTGTCGGGCTTTGGCTCGGTGGCGATGTACTGGCGCGAGGATGCGTTCCGGCCGGTGGCGGTGCAGGAGGCGATGGCGGCGTTGCGGAGCACGGTGGCGGAACACGCGCCGGGCGTGACGAGGTTCTGA
- a CDS encoding efflux transporter outer membrane subunit — protein MIQRLTRGSALLAILLVLAGCAVGPTYERPAAATPAAFKEAALPAAEAGTWKPAEPSEDALRGAWWKVFGDEGLNQLEEEAQKANQNLQAAAARLTQARALQREARSGFFPSLDAGFGPSRQRPSAVSQGLPDGTSTNPVTTWRAQGTVSYEADLFGRVASTADAATADAQQSEALYRSVLLALQADVATTYFLVREQDAESRLYYQTVKLRTDTLQLIQRRYDAGDISELDLARAKAELASAQSEALGIDRRRATAEHALAVLLGRAPSDFTMPPQPIEKVAVSIPAGLPSTLLERRPDIAAAERAMAAANSRVGAAKSAFFPRLDITGAFGYESSDLGNLFEWSSRTFLLGPLVGAALSMPIFDGGRRQAGLDRARAVYEEDVAVYRQTVLNAFREVEDNLANLRILADQTKAQDAAVEAAARAAKLSQTQYREGSISFLDVIEADRSVLLQQRVSVQLSGEQARSAVSLIRAIGGGWENPVPPETVAAK, from the coding sequence ATGATCCAAAGACTGACCCGCGGTTCCGCCCTGCTTGCCATCCTGCTCGTGCTGGCCGGCTGCGCGGTGGGCCCGACCTACGAACGGCCCGCGGCCGCCACCCCGGCGGCCTTCAAGGAAGCCGCCCTGCCCGCCGCCGAAGCCGGCACCTGGAAGCCCGCCGAGCCGTCCGAAGACGCGCTGCGTGGCGCCTGGTGGAAGGTGTTCGGCGACGAAGGCCTGAACCAGCTGGAAGAAGAAGCCCAGAAGGCCAACCAGAACCTGCAGGCCGCCGCCGCGCGCCTGACCCAGGCCCGCGCGCTGCAGCGCGAAGCCCGCTCCGGCTTCTTCCCCAGCCTGGACGCCGGCTTCGGTCCCAGCCGCCAGCGCCCCTCCGCCGTGTCGCAAGGCTTGCCCGACGGCACCTCGACCAACCCCGTCACCACCTGGCGCGCCCAGGGCACGGTGTCGTACGAGGCCGACCTCTTCGGCCGCGTCGCCTCCACGGCGGACGCCGCCACCGCCGACGCCCAGCAAAGCGAAGCGTTGTACCGTTCGGTGCTGCTGGCCTTGCAGGCCGACGTCGCCACCACCTACTTCCTGGTGCGCGAACAGGACGCCGAGTCGCGGCTCTACTACCAGACCGTCAAGCTGCGCACCGACACGCTGCAACTGATCCAGCGCCGCTACGACGCCGGCGACATCAGCGAACTGGACCTGGCGCGCGCCAAGGCCGAACTGGCCTCCGCGCAATCCGAAGCCCTGGGCATCGACCGCCGCCGCGCCACCGCCGAACACGCGCTGGCCGTGTTGCTGGGCCGCGCCCCGTCGGACTTCACCATGCCGCCGCAACCCATCGAAAAGGTCGCGGTGTCGATCCCGGCCGGCCTGCCGTCCACGCTGCTGGAACGCCGCCCCGACATCGCCGCCGCCGAACGCGCCATGGCCGCCGCCAACTCCCGCGTCGGCGCCGCCAAGTCCGCCTTCTTCCCGCGCCTGGACATCACCGGCGCCTTCGGCTATGAGTCATCGGACCTGGGCAATCTGTTCGAGTGGTCCAGCCGCACCTTCCTCCTGGGTCCGCTGGTAGGCGCCGCATTGTCCATGCCCATCTTCGACGGCGGCCGCCGCCAGGCCGGCCTGGACCGCGCCCGCGCCGTCTACGAGGAAGATGTCGCCGTCTACCGCCAGACCGTGCTCAACGCCTTCCGCGAAGTGGAAGACAACCTCGCCAACCTGCGCATCCTGGCCGACCAGACCAAGGCCCAGGACGCCGCGGTGGAAGCCGCCGCCCGAGCCGCCAAGCTGTCGCAAACGCAGTACCGCGAAGGCTCCATCAGCTTCCTGGACGTGATCGAAGCCGACCGCAGCGTCCTGCTCCAGCAGCGCGTCTCGGTGCAACTGAGCGGCGAACAAGCCCGCTCCGCCGTAAGCCTGATCCGCGCCATCGGCGGCGGCTGGGAAAACCCCGTGCCCCCCGAAACCGTGGCCGCCAAGTAA
- a CDS encoding efflux RND transporter permease subunit, whose amino-acid sequence MNISKFFIDRPIFAGVLSILVLLAGLLAMFQLPISEYPEVVPPSVVVRAQYPGANPKVIAETVASPLEESINGVEDMLYMQSQANSDGNLTLTVNFKLGVDPDKAQQLVQNRVSQALPRLPPDVQRLGVTTAKSSPTLTLVVHLISPNDRYDITYLRNYAILNVKDRLARITGVGEVTVWGSGNYSMRVWLDPQKVAQRGMTASEVVAAIREQNVQVAAGVIGASPTQGDVPLQLNVNARGRLQSEEEFRDIILKTSPDGAVTHLSDVARVELDAQEYGLRSLLDNKPAVGMGIMQSPGANALDVSSKVRAAMAELEQDFPPGVEYRIEYDPTQFVRSSIEAVVHTLLEAIALVVLVVILFLQTWRASIIPLLAVPVSIVGTFALLLVFGYSINALSLFGMVLAIGIVVDDAIVVVENVERNIAAGLSPRDATYRAMREVSGPIIAIALTLCAVFVPLAFMTGLTGQFYKQFAMTIAISTVISAFNSLTLSPALSALLLKSHHDKPDWLTRGMNRVFGRFFAWFNNMFGRASESYGKGVSNVIRRKAGAMGVYAVLVAATIGVSYLVPGGFVPAQDKQYLIGFTQLPNGASLDRTEAVIRRMSDIALNEPGVQSAIAFPGLSINGFTNSSSAGIVFVALKPFDERKGEALSGNAIAASLNQKFAAIQDSFIAVFPPPPVMGLGTLGGFKLQLEDRAALGYAELDKAKQAFLEKARQTPELGPAFSSYEINVPQLDVDLDRVKAKQLGVPVTEVFDTMQIYLGSMYVNDFNRFGRVFQVRAQADAPFRAHADDILQLKTRNAAGDMVPLSSLVTVKQTFGPEMVVRYNGYTAADINGGPAPGYSSDQAQAAAERVAAETLPRGVKFEWTDLTYQQILAGNAGLWVFPISVLLVFLVLAALYESLTLPLAVILIVPMSILAALTGVYLTGNDNNIFTQIGLMVLVGLSAKNAILIVEFARELEMNGRTPLEAAIEASRLRLRPILMTSIAFIMGVVPLVLSSGAGSEMRHAMGVAVFFGMLGVTLFGLFLTPVFYVLLRSIGGKKLHSAAPHEAPVCMPHMDPNAPPATQHNA is encoded by the coding sequence ATGAATATCTCGAAATTCTTCATCGACCGGCCGATCTTCGCCGGCGTGCTGTCCATCCTGGTGCTGCTGGCGGGCCTGCTGGCCATGTTCCAGCTGCCCATCTCCGAATACCCGGAAGTGGTGCCGCCGTCGGTCGTGGTGCGCGCGCAGTATCCGGGCGCCAACCCCAAGGTCATCGCCGAAACCGTCGCCTCGCCGCTGGAGGAATCCATCAACGGCGTGGAAGACATGCTGTACATGCAGTCGCAGGCCAACAGCGACGGCAACCTGACGCTGACGGTGAACTTCAAGCTGGGCGTGGACCCCGACAAGGCGCAGCAGCTGGTGCAGAACCGCGTGTCGCAGGCGCTGCCGCGCCTGCCGCCGGACGTGCAGCGCCTGGGCGTGACCACGGCCAAGAGCTCGCCCACCCTGACGCTCGTCGTCCACCTGATCTCGCCCAATGACCGCTACGACATCACCTACCTGCGCAACTACGCGATCCTGAACGTCAAGGACCGCCTGGCCCGCATCACGGGCGTGGGCGAAGTGACGGTGTGGGGCTCGGGCAACTATTCCATGCGCGTCTGGCTGGACCCGCAAAAGGTGGCGCAGCGCGGAATGACCGCGTCCGAAGTCGTCGCCGCCATCCGCGAACAGAACGTGCAGGTGGCCGCCGGCGTGATCGGCGCCTCGCCCACGCAAGGCGACGTGCCGCTGCAGCTGAACGTGAATGCGCGCGGCCGCCTGCAAAGCGAAGAGGAATTCCGCGACATCATCCTGAAGACCTCGCCGGACGGCGCCGTGACGCACCTGTCCGACGTCGCCCGCGTGGAACTGGATGCGCAGGAATACGGCCTGCGTTCGCTCCTGGACAACAAGCCGGCGGTGGGCATGGGCATCATGCAGTCGCCGGGCGCCAACGCGCTGGACGTGTCCAGCAAGGTGCGCGCGGCCATGGCCGAGCTGGAGCAGGACTTCCCGCCGGGCGTGGAATACCGCATCGAATACGACCCCACCCAGTTCGTGCGCTCCAGCATCGAAGCCGTGGTGCATACGCTGCTGGAAGCCATCGCGCTGGTCGTGCTGGTGGTGATCCTGTTCCTGCAGACCTGGCGCGCGTCCATCATCCCGCTGCTGGCCGTGCCCGTGTCCATCGTGGGGACCTTCGCGCTGCTGCTGGTGTTCGGCTATTCCATCAACGCGCTGTCGCTGTTCGGGATGGTGCTTGCCATCGGCATTGTGGTGGACGACGCCATCGTGGTGGTGGAAAACGTGGAGCGCAACATCGCGGCGGGGCTGAGTCCGCGCGATGCGACCTACCGCGCCATGCGCGAAGTCAGCGGCCCCATCATCGCCATCGCGCTGACCTTGTGCGCCGTGTTCGTGCCGCTGGCCTTCATGACGGGCCTGACCGGCCAGTTCTACAAGCAGTTCGCCATGACGATCGCCATCTCGACGGTGATCTCGGCCTTCAACTCGCTGACCCTGTCGCCCGCGCTGTCGGCCCTGCTGCTCAAGAGCCACCACGACAAGCCTGACTGGCTGACCCGTGGCATGAACCGCGTGTTCGGCCGCTTCTTCGCCTGGTTCAACAACATGTTCGGCCGCGCGTCGGAATCCTACGGCAAGGGCGTGTCCAACGTGATCCGCCGCAAGGCCGGCGCAATGGGCGTGTACGCGGTGCTGGTGGCCGCGACCATCGGCGTGTCCTACCTGGTCCCTGGTGGCTTCGTGCCCGCGCAGGACAAGCAGTACCTGATCGGCTTCACGCAGCTGCCCAACGGCGCCTCGCTGGACCGCACGGAAGCGGTGATCCGCCGCATGAGCGACATCGCCCTGAACGAGCCCGGCGTGCAATCGGCCATCGCCTTCCCCGGCCTGTCCATCAACGGCTTCACCAACAGCTCCAGCGCCGGCATCGTGTTCGTGGCCCTGAAGCCGTTCGACGAACGCAAGGGCGAAGCCCTGTCGGGCAACGCCATCGCGGCATCCTTGAACCAGAAGTTCGCGGCGATCCAGGACTCCTTCATCGCGGTGTTCCCGCCCCCGCCCGTGATGGGCCTGGGCACGCTCGGCGGCTTCAAGCTGCAACTCGAAGACCGCGCCGCGCTGGGCTATGCCGAACTGGACAAGGCCAAGCAGGCCTTCCTGGAAAAGGCGCGCCAGACGCCCGAACTCGGCCCCGCGTTCTCCAGCTATGAAATCAACGTGCCGCAGCTGGATGTGGACCTGGACCGCGTGAAGGCCAAGCAACTGGGCGTGCCGGTGACGGAAGTGTTCGACACCATGCAGATCTACCTGGGCTCCATGTACGTCAACGACTTCAACCGCTTCGGCCGGGTGTTCCAGGTGCGCGCGCAAGCCGACGCCCCGTTCCGCGCGCATGCCGACGACATCCTGCAACTGAAGACCCGCAATGCCGCGGGCGACATGGTGCCGCTGTCGTCGCTCGTGACGGTCAAGCAGACCTTCGGCCCGGAAATGGTGGTGCGCTACAACGGCTACACCGCCGCCGACATCAACGGCGGCCCGGCCCCCGGCTACTCGTCCGACCAGGCGCAGGCCGCGGCCGAACGCGTCGCCGCCGAAACGCTGCCGCGCGGCGTGAAGTTCGAATGGACCGACCTGACCTATCAGCAGATCCTGGCGGGCAACGCCGGCCTGTGGGTGTTCCCGATCAGCGTGCTGCTGGTGTTCCTGGTGCTGGCCGCCCTGTATGAAAGCCTGACGTTGCCGCTGGCCGTGATCCTGATCGTTCCGATGAGCATCCTGGCTGCGCTGACCGGCGTCTACCTGACCGGCAACGACAACAACATCTTCACCCAGATCGGCTTGATGGTGCTGGTGGGACTGTCGGCGAAGAACGCGATCCTGATCGTGGAATTCGCCCGCGAGCTGGAAATGAACGGCCGCACGCCGCTGGAAGCCGCCATCGAAGCCAGCCGCCTGCGTCTGCGCCCCATCCTGATGACCTCCATCGCGTTCATCATGGGCGTGGTGCCCCTGGTCCTGTCCTCGGGCGCGGGTTCGGAAATGCGCCATGCCATGGGTGTCGCCGTGTTCTTCGGCATGCTGGGCGTGACCCTGTTCGGCCTGTTCCTGACGCCGGTGTTCTATGTGCTGCTGCGCTCCATCGGCGGCAAGAAACTGCATTCCGCCGCGCCGCATGAAGCGCCCGTGTGCATGCCGCACATGGACCCGAACGCGCCGCCCGCCACGCAGCACAACGCGTAG
- a CDS encoding efflux RND transporter periplasmic adaptor subunit: MVSRNRIAMLVVFAAVLAAGGGYALTRGPAGGNVAMAQGAPSAPPVEVAEVVSKTIVDWQRYSGRLEAIDRVDIRPLVSGTLTAVHFQDGTIVKKGDVLFTIDPRPYAAEVDRAAAALTAARARAAYTASELARGQRLLADNAIARRDFEEKQNASREAAANLQGAQAALDYAKLNLGYTRIEAPVAGRVSRAEVTVGNVVAAGAASVPLTTLVSVSKMYASFDVDEQTFLKYVNPSRNGRAGSVPVELGLANEEGYSRTGFVQSVDNRLDATSGTIRVRAEFDNADGSLLPGLYARVRLGGSDPRSAVLIDEKAIGTDQDKRFVLVLDDKNHAVYRQVKLGANQEGLRVVDSGLAIGERIVVNGLQRIRPGDAVTPTVVPMVAAKQNPRNPGNPVQTASAQN; this comes from the coding sequence ATGGTTTCGCGTAATCGTATTGCTATGCTCGTCGTCTTTGCAGCCGTGCTCGCGGCTGGCGGCGGCTATGCCCTCACCCGGGGCCCCGCGGGCGGCAATGTCGCCATGGCGCAAGGCGCCCCCTCCGCCCCGCCCGTCGAAGTGGCCGAAGTCGTCAGCAAGACCATCGTGGACTGGCAGCGCTACTCCGGCCGCCTGGAAGCCATCGACCGCGTCGACATCCGCCCCCTGGTGTCCGGCACCCTGACCGCCGTCCACTTCCAGGACGGCACCATCGTCAAGAAGGGCGACGTGCTCTTCACCATCGACCCGCGCCCCTACGCGGCCGAAGTGGACCGCGCCGCCGCCGCCCTGACGGCCGCCCGCGCCCGCGCCGCCTACACGGCCTCCGAACTGGCCCGCGGCCAGCGCCTGCTGGCCGACAACGCCATCGCCCGCCGCGACTTCGAGGAAAAGCAGAACGCCTCGCGCGAAGCCGCCGCCAACCTGCAGGGCGCGCAAGCCGCGCTGGACTACGCGAAGCTGAACCTCGGCTACACCCGCATCGAAGCCCCCGTGGCCGGCCGCGTGTCGCGCGCCGAAGTCACGGTGGGCAACGTGGTGGCCGCCGGCGCCGCGTCGGTGCCGCTGACCACGCTGGTCTCGGTGTCCAAGATGTACGCATCGTTCGACGTGGACGAACAAACCTTCCTCAAGTACGTGAACCCCTCCCGCAATGGCCGCGCCGGCTCGGTGCCCGTCGAGCTGGGCCTGGCCAACGAGGAAGGCTATTCGCGCACGGGCTTCGTGCAATCGGTGGACAACCGCCTGGACGCGACCTCCGGCACGATCCGCGTGCGCGCCGAGTTCGACAACGCCGACGGCTCGCTCCTGCCGGGCCTGTACGCCCGCGTCCGCCTGGGCGGCAGCGATCCGCGTTCGGCCGTGCTGATCGACGAGAAGGCCATCGGCACCGACCAGGACAAGCGCTTCGTGCTGGTGCTGGATGACAAGAACCACGCCGTGTATCGCCAGGTGAAGCTGGGCGCCAACCAGGAAGGCCTGCGAGTGGTCGACTCCGGCCTGGCCATCGGCGAGCGCATCGTCGTCAACGGCCTGCAGCGCATCCGTCCCGGCGACGCCGTGACGCCGACCGTCGTCCCCATGGTTGCCGCCAAGCAGAACCCCCGCAACCCCGGCAACCCGGTCCAGACCGCATCGGCACAGAACTGA
- a CDS encoding LysR family transcriptional regulator, whose translation MDRFQAMQVFVRVVDANSFTRAADSLSLPRTTVTTIIQNLERLLGVRLLNRTTRRIGLTPDGAGYYQHCVRILADVEETEACFQEAALRLKGRLRIDVPTCIGRLILIPSLCDFHDKYPDVELVLGLGDRPVDMVQEAVDCVIRAGDLEDSSLVARRIGTLQTVTCASPTYVARHGMPQTIESLRDHHAVHYFSSRTGRNCAWDFKVDGKHQEVDMKGTVAVNEAGAYLDCGLKGFGLIQTARYMALPYMQSGELIEILPQWKPSSTAISVLYPQSRQLSPKVRAFTDWVAELFASCPLLSGRDETDPAAASCGVYQRNQGLTTAAQPKVPMIPALADMPPRRRTAREEAAEYAL comes from the coding sequence ATGGACCGTTTTCAGGCTATGCAGGTGTTTGTGCGCGTCGTGGACGCCAACAGCTTCACGCGGGCGGCCGACAGCCTCTCGCTACCGCGCACCACCGTCACCACCATCATCCAGAATCTCGAACGCCTGCTGGGCGTGCGCCTGCTCAATCGCACCACGCGCCGCATCGGCCTGACGCCGGACGGCGCGGGCTATTACCAGCATTGCGTGCGCATCCTGGCCGACGTCGAGGAAACCGAGGCCTGCTTCCAGGAAGCCGCCTTGCGCCTCAAGGGGCGGCTGCGCATCGACGTGCCGACCTGCATCGGGCGCCTGATCCTGATCCCCTCATTGTGTGATTTCCACGACAAATACCCGGATGTCGAGCTGGTGCTCGGCCTGGGCGACCGTCCGGTGGATATGGTGCAAGAGGCCGTGGACTGCGTGATCCGCGCCGGCGACCTGGAAGATTCCAGCCTGGTCGCCCGCCGCATCGGCACCCTGCAGACCGTGACCTGCGCGTCGCCCACCTATGTGGCGCGCCACGGCATGCCCCAGACGATCGAATCCCTGCGCGACCACCACGCGGTGCATTATTTCTCCAGCCGCACGGGGCGCAATTGCGCCTGGGACTTCAAGGTGGACGGCAAGCACCAGGAAGTGGACATGAAGGGCACGGTGGCCGTGAACGAAGCCGGCGCCTACCTGGATTGCGGCCTGAAGGGCTTTGGCCTGATCCAGACCGCCCGCTATATGGCGCTGCCCTACATGCAATCGGGCGAACTCATCGAAATCCTGCCGCAATGGAAGCCCAGCTCCACGGCGATTTCCGTGCTGTACCCGCAGAGCCGCCAGTTGTCGCCCAAGGTGCGCGCCTTTACCGACTGGGTGGCGGAGCTGTTCGCCAGCTGCCCGCTGCTCAGCGGCCGCGACGAGACCGATCCGGCCGCCGCCTCCTGCGGCGTCTACCAGCGCAACCAGGGGCTGACCACCGCGGCCCAGCCCAAGGTCCCGATGATCCCGGCGCTTGCCGACATGCCGCCGCGCCGCCGCACCGCGCGCGAAGAGGCGGCCGAGTACGCCCTGTAA